The DNA segment TGCCCGGTCCGCGAGAAGGTCCCGCCGGGCGCCGAACGTTCTCGGTCAAAGTTCGCCAGGAGCGGCGCACGGCGTGGCGGGACGCCATGGGATCCACGGGCCCACCGTGCCGGGCACACCGGCACGGCCCGGGACGAAGACCCCCCGCTCCGTTCGGTACCGGTCCCCACGAGGGGAGGGACCGGTACCGGACGGGCGGTGGTACGGCCGGTTCGGCCGGGCGCCCGGGGGGCAGGCACGTCGTGGGCGCGGGCCCGACGGAGGCTGCCGCGCGAGCAGGGGAGGCCGTATGAAGGTGTCCGTGGACCGGGAGGTCTGTTACGGCTCGGCCGAGTGCGCTTACCGCGCTCCCGAGGTCTTCGACTTCGTCGAGGGGTACGGCGTGGTCAGGCCGGGCCGGGAGGATTCCGGGGACGATCCGCTGGTGCGCGAGATCGTGGAGAGGTGTCCCTCGCAGGCCGTGCTGCTGGGGGAATGAGAGGGCGGGGCGGACGCGGTGCGGGCCCCCAGGCCGGTGGCCGGGGGGCTTTCCGTGTCGACGGTCGGG comes from the Streptomyces seoulensis genome and includes:
- a CDS encoding ferredoxin, translated to MKVSVDREVCYGSAECAYRAPEVFDFVEGYGVVRPGREDSGDDPLVREIVERCPSQAVLLGE